The Coregonus clupeaformis isolate EN_2021a chromosome 18, ASM2061545v1, whole genome shotgun sequence genome has a segment encoding these proteins:
- the si:ch211-113e8.11 gene encoding uncharacterized protein si:ch211-113e8.11, producing MNYLVGYGVSSDSDSDGEDGNNRKTESVVDGATEKKGRNFLLESASTSSESDCDSNPEEDGDPVSQLQPKRPPPACMAPPSESRTPLLPAPPSSLSHKLPPPPLGASSKSGVFANPFKAQADQKLNVLQKHVPLTLQARPSQIGGKRMCVAYRKDGRCRFGIKCKFAHDSDLQSSIIPNDYDPPVGDAPGSDQADPNAGGSSYTGRQNFHHNQRGDPEEEEGQQSRKRRVGLSNTLVPPKRAMKNYAMQRKREQVNLN from the exons ATGAATTATCTCGTCGGCTATGGCGTGTCCTCTGATTCTGACAGTGATGGGGAGGATGGAAACAACAGGAA GACTGAGAGCGTGGTGGATGGAGCGACCGAGAAGAAGGGCCGCAATTTCCTCCTAGAGTCCGCTTCAACCTCCAGTGAGTCGGACTGCGACTCCAACCCAGAGGAAGACGGGGACCCTGTATCTCAACTACAACCCAAACGCCCTCCTCCTGCATGTATGGCACCCCCCTCTGAGTCCCGGACCCCTCTCCTCCCCGCACCCCCTAGCTCCCTCTCCCATaaactcccccctccccccctcggGGCCTCGTCCAAGAGTGGCGTATTCGCCAACCCCTTCAAGGCGCAAGCCGACCAGAAGCTCAACGTCTTGCAGAAGCACGTCCCTCTCACTCTGCAGGCCCGGCCCTCCCAGATAGGGGGCAAGAGGATGTGCGTGGCGTACAGGAAGGATGGACGCTGCAGGTTCGGGATCAAATGCAAGTTTGCCCACGACAGCGACCTCCAGAGCTCCATCATTCCCAATGACTATGACCCCCCTGTGGGTGATGCTCCCGGATCGGACCAAGCTGACCCCAACGCGGGGGGCTCTTCATACACGGGTCGCCAGAACTTTCACCACAACCAGAGAGGAGACCCTGAAGAGGAGGAGGGTCAGCAGTCTAGGAAGAGGAGAGTAGGGCTGAGTAACACCCTAGTGCCTCCTAAAAGGGCAATGAAGAATTATGCAATgcagaggaagagagaacagGTCAATTTAAACTGA